One genomic region from Flagellimonas oceani encodes:
- the lepA gene encoding translation elongation factor 4 translates to MEKIRNFCIIAHIDHGKSTLADRLLDFTGSVTEREKQDQLLDNMDLERERGITIKSHAIQMDYMHNGEKYVLNLIDTPGHVDFSYEVSRSIAACEGALLVVDAAQSIQAQTISNLYLALENDLEIIPVLNKVDLPSANPEEVTDDIVDLLGCKPEEVIPASAKTGIGIAEILTAIIDRIPPPKGNRDEPLQALVFDSVYNPFRGVETYFRVMNGEITKGQKIKFVATGRSYEADEIGTLKLTQHPKQKISTGDVGYLITGIKDAREVKVGDTITDSANPTKNPIGGFEDVKPMVFAGIYPVDTEDFEDLRSSMEKLQLNDASLVFTPESSAALGFGFRCGFLGMLHMEIIQERLEREFDMTVITTVPNVSYHAYTTKDKETAVIVNNPSDLPDPSTVDRVEEPYIKATIITKSDFVGNVMSLCIEKRGQIVNQTYLTTERVELIFDMPLAEIVFDFYDRLKTVSKGYASFDYSPIGMRVSKLVRVDILLNAQPVDALSALVHFDNAHTIGKKMCEKLKELIPRQQFDIPIQAAIGSKIISRETIKALRKDVTAKCYGGDISRKRKLLEKQKKGKKRMRQVGNVEIPQQAFMAVLKLND, encoded by the coding sequence ATGGAGAAGATCAGGAATTTTTGCATCATTGCACATATAGACCACGGTAAAAGTACCTTGGCCGACCGTTTGTTGGATTTTACAGGATCGGTGACCGAACGCGAGAAACAGGACCAGTTGCTGGACAACATGGACTTGGAGCGCGAAAGAGGGATCACCATTAAGAGCCATGCCATTCAAATGGACTATATGCACAATGGCGAAAAATATGTGCTCAATTTGATCGATACTCCCGGACACGTGGATTTTTCATATGAAGTATCTCGTTCCATTGCGGCCTGCGAAGGCGCTCTTTTGGTCGTGGATGCCGCACAGAGCATTCAGGCACAGACCATTTCCAATTTGTATTTGGCATTGGAAAACGATTTGGAAATCATTCCAGTGCTCAACAAAGTTGATTTGCCAAGCGCTAATCCGGAAGAGGTTACCGACGACATCGTGGACCTTTTGGGGTGCAAACCGGAAGAGGTAATACCGGCCAGTGCAAAAACAGGGATTGGAATTGCAGAGATTTTGACCGCCATCATTGATAGGATACCTCCCCCGAAGGGAAATCGTGACGAGCCCTTACAAGCATTGGTCTTTGATTCCGTCTATAACCCGTTTAGAGGGGTCGAGACCTATTTTAGGGTAATGAACGGGGAAATCACCAAAGGGCAGAAAATAAAGTTTGTAGCTACCGGAAGGTCCTACGAAGCCGATGAAATCGGTACGCTAAAATTGACCCAGCATCCCAAACAGAAGATTTCTACAGGTGATGTGGGATATTTGATCACGGGCATCAAAGATGCCCGTGAGGTAAAAGTGGGCGACACCATCACCGATTCGGCCAACCCCACGAAAAACCCGATCGGTGGTTTTGAGGACGTAAAACCGATGGTTTTTGCCGGAATCTACCCTGTGGACACCGAGGACTTTGAAGACCTGCGCTCTTCCATGGAAAAACTGCAACTGAACGACGCATCCCTAGTTTTTACTCCGGAAAGTAGTGCCGCCCTTGGCTTTGGTTTTCGTTGCGGGTTCTTGGGCATGTTGCACATGGAGATCATCCAAGAGCGTTTGGAGCGCGAATTTGATATGACCGTGATCACCACGGTCCCCAACGTGAGCTACCACGCCTATACCACAAAGGACAAGGAAACAGCCGTTATCGTAAACAACCCGTCCGACCTTCCAGATCCTTCGACCGTAGACCGTGTTGAGGAGCCTTACATCAAGGCGACGATTATCACCAAATCGGATTTTGTTGGCAACGTGATGTCGCTCTGTATAGAAAAGCGAGGACAGATTGTTAACCAGACCTATTTGACCACGGAAAGGGTCGAGCTTATTTTTGACATGCCCTTGGCGGAGATTGTTTTTGATTTTTACGACCGGTTAAAAACCGTCTCGAAAGGCTATGCTTCTTTTGATTATTCGCCGATAGGCATGCGGGTATCCAAACTGGTTCGGGTAGATATCCTTTTGAACGCCCAACCCGTGGATGCACTATCCGCATTGGTCCATTTTGACAATGCACACACCATCGGTAAAAAGATGTGTGAGAAACTAAAGGAGCTTATTCCAAGGCAACAGTTCGATATTCCGATTCAAGCAGCGATCGGTTCCAAAATCATTTCCAGGGAAACCATTAAAGCGTTGCGAAAAGATGTTACGGCCAAATGTTATGGTGGCGATATTTCCCGTAAGCGTAAGTTGTTGGAGAAGCAGAAAAAAGGTAAAAAACGTATGCGCCAAGTGGGGAACGTGGAAATACCGCAACAAGCCTTTATGGCCGTGCTAAAACTGAACGATTAA
- a CDS encoding outer membrane beta-barrel family protein — protein sequence MKNLTSIVLWVSFTICGAYGQTFTITGKVVDEQNQVIPYANILLLNATDSTFVKGSSADDEGFFELSEVASDLYLLQASYVGRGSEPRALDIHGDVSLGALIIPMESNELDEVVVTAQRPKLQRLPDRLVFTVQNTVVSQGTSWDILKNTPGVIVNQDNLMIRGQNATVYLNDRKVQLSGQEVQDLLQGLSGTNIKSVEVIANPPARYDAEGGPILNIVTSKNIVPGYKGSVNGTFTQAVFPKYSIGTSHYYKTDKLNLFANYTINPQKEINKTKKGINFMDGSNDVFSIWDTDYNQTDRSQSQNASFILDYDFDDRNSLNITSNLLFNLDQEQETLLSTEMRNAQAQLDSTFTTRNNANMDNTNMAFDLTYVHKLKKEGAQIRANGHYTYFNGEMFQRLSSNYFDAGGTFLRDFGFDTDSDQEIEIFTGQLDYSTPVGNASIESGAKISSITSENTMNFFNFNGSSNTVDASQSDRYIYDEKVYAAYMSFIKNWEKWSMKLGVRGELTKAEGNSITLGETNTQDFFEPFPSLYVLYSPSEKHSFSFDYGRNINRPKYNDLNPFRFFYNENDFEEGNPGLRPSFSNNFNFNYTLNSEYFFDVYYRDNGANIAYLVFQDNQNQTLVELKQNVLKSKSYGLDFTVSKSILPPWFLYAYTSLFHEEETFLAEESGNVPFTNKVNGVYAYLGNYLTLSKDGTFTGEVAATYVSQFLYGSYVSDEQFNLTIGLRKTLFDNKIILSLAAEDILEQYVPTYRSQYLNQDNFYRRRPETQFIRFGFTYNFGNFRLEDNQRGIDKNERDRLQSQN from the coding sequence ATGAAGAACCTCACCTCTATTGTTTTATGGGTGTCTTTCACAATTTGTGGCGCATACGGCCAGACCTTTACAATAACGGGAAAGGTGGTGGACGAGCAAAATCAGGTAATTCCCTACGCCAATATTTTATTGTTGAACGCTACGGATTCCACGTTTGTTAAGGGAAGTTCCGCCGACGATGAGGGTTTTTTTGAACTCTCCGAGGTTGCCTCGGACCTTTATTTGTTGCAGGCGAGCTATGTGGGCAGAGGTTCCGAGCCACGGGCCTTGGATATTCATGGAGATGTATCGCTCGGCGCTTTGATCATACCTATGGAAAGCAACGAATTGGATGAGGTGGTGGTCACAGCTCAGCGCCCCAAGCTTCAAAGATTACCAGACAGACTGGTCTTTACGGTTCAAAATACGGTAGTTTCACAGGGAACATCGTGGGACATACTCAAAAATACGCCCGGGGTCATCGTTAATCAGGATAATTTAATGATTCGCGGTCAAAATGCCACCGTTTACCTGAACGATAGAAAGGTGCAGCTCTCTGGACAAGAGGTCCAGGATTTGCTGCAAGGACTCTCGGGAACAAACATCAAATCGGTAGAGGTAATCGCCAACCCGCCGGCAAGGTACGATGCCGAAGGAGGCCCCATATTGAACATCGTTACCAGCAAGAACATTGTACCCGGTTACAAGGGAAGCGTCAACGGAACCTTCACACAGGCCGTATTTCCAAAATACAGTATCGGAACCAGCCATTACTACAAAACGGACAAGCTCAATTTGTTTGCCAACTATACCATCAATCCCCAAAAGGAAATCAACAAGACAAAAAAGGGCATCAATTTTATGGATGGGTCCAATGATGTTTTTTCCATTTGGGACACCGATTACAATCAAACGGATAGGTCGCAATCGCAAAATGCCAGCTTTATTCTGGATTATGATTTTGATGACCGCAACAGCTTGAACATCACATCCAACCTGCTTTTTAACTTAGATCAGGAACAGGAGACCTTGCTAAGCACCGAAATGCGAAACGCACAGGCCCAATTGGACTCGACCTTTACCACCCGTAACAATGCCAATATGGACAATACCAACATGGCATTTGACCTGACCTACGTGCACAAATTGAAGAAAGAAGGCGCTCAAATTAGGGCAAATGGACACTATACCTATTTTAATGGGGAGATGTTCCAAAGACTTTCCTCCAACTATTTTGATGCAGGCGGGACTTTTTTGAGGGATTTTGGTTTTGACACCGATTCGGACCAAGAAATCGAAATATTTACCGGACAACTGGATTATTCAACCCCCGTAGGAAACGCATCCATCGAATCCGGGGCGAAAATATCATCAATCACATCGGAAAACACGATGAACTTTTTCAATTTTAACGGTTCCAGCAACACGGTCGATGCATCGCAATCGGACAGATATATTTATGATGAGAAGGTGTACGCGGCCTATATGAGCTTTATAAAAAACTGGGAAAAATGGTCCATGAAGCTGGGTGTTCGGGGTGAGCTCACCAAGGCCGAAGGAAACTCCATCACCTTGGGAGAGACCAACACGCAAGACTTTTTTGAACCCTTTCCTTCGCTCTATGTACTGTATTCACCTTCTGAGAAACATAGTTTTTCCTTTGATTATGGGAGAAACATCAACCGCCCAAAGTACAACGACCTGAACCCTTTCCGGTTTTTCTACAATGAAAACGATTTTGAGGAGGGAAACCCAGGGTTGAGACCAAGTTTCAGCAACAACTTTAACTTTAATTACACACTCAACAGCGAGTATTTCTTTGATGTTTACTATCGCGACAATGGGGCCAACATTGCCTACTTGGTGTTTCAGGACAATCAAAATCAAACCTTGGTGGAACTCAAACAGAACGTGTTGAAAAGTAAATCGTACGGGTTGGATTTCACCGTAAGCAAGTCCATTTTGCCCCCGTGGTTTTTATACGCCTACACATCCCTGTTCCATGAGGAGGAAACTTTTTTGGCAGAGGAGAGCGGAAATGTCCCTTTTACCAATAAAGTAAATGGGGTATATGCCTATCTGGGCAATTATTTGACCTTGTCAAAGGATGGTACCTTTACGGGCGAAGTGGCCGCGACCTATGTTTCACAGTTCCTGTACGGCTCTTATGTGTCGGACGAGCAATTCAATTTAACGATCGGGCTGCGCAAGACCTTGTTCGATAACAAAATAATCTTGTCCCTTGCCGCGGAAGATATCTTGGAGCAGTATGTGCCCACCTATCGTTCGCAGTATCTCAACCAGGATAATTTTTACCGTAGACGTCCCGAAACACAGTTTATCCGCTTTGGTTTCACCTATAATTTTGGAAACTTTAGACTGGAAGATAACCAAAGGGGTATCGATAAAAACGAGCGCGACCGACTACAATCGCAGAACTAG